The sequence below is a genomic window from Budorcas taxicolor isolate Tak-1 chromosome 4, Takin1.1, whole genome shotgun sequence.
ACCCCGCCTCCACAGGTGACATTGGGGGCCAGATGGGACTGTTCATCGGGGCCAGCCTGCTCACCATCCTGGAGATCCTGGACTACCTCTGTGAGGTGGGTGGGCCTGGGCCCCAGCTAGGGGAGGGGGAGTCAAGCCACAGCATCGCGGTGTGGGGTCCACCTCCAGCACTGCTTGTCCCCAGGTGTTCTGGGACAGAGTCCTGGGTCGTCGCTTCTGGAACCGAAAGCGCCCCCAGAGGCCCTCCAGCGCCAATCTGGTAACAGCCCCCCAAATCCCCACTCCTGCCATCGCCACTGTGGGTGCTCAGCCCCCTCCTAAGTGTAGAACACCATCCCTACCCAgctgaaggacaggggagggcaGTGATCCTGGCTGGTCCCTGGTGGGGGGAgacccctccatccccacccccacctctgaccctctccctcctctcacaGCTTCAGGAAGGGCCGGGCAGCCATCGGACCCAAGTTCCCCACCTCAGCCCAGGCCCCAGGTAACAAGAAATGGCCTCCTGAGGTCAGGAAGGAGGGCAGAGCTTAGGTCTGGGAGGGCAGGGGTCAGGCAGGACCCAGCGCTGCGGTCTGTCTCCCCAGGCCTCCCACCCCCTGCTCCGCTGTTGCCAAGACCCTCTCTGCCTCCCACCGCACGTGCTACCTCGTCACCCGCCTCTAGACGCGGGGGTGGGGGCGCGGTCTGCACCCTGACACCCTGGATGTGACCGACCCACCTGCGTCTTTGCCGCCTTCACCCCAAATAAAGTTCTAGCGCATCAGCCTCCGCTGCCGTTCCTCTTACAGGCCGACTGGCCTGGCCACCCTCAGCCCTACTCAGCCCCAAGAAGGCCCCTGCCCACCATCACCCAGCAGACACGGTGTCCAAAATGTCAACCCCCCAGAAATCTATGAGAGAAGCGCGCTGGGAGGGCAGGGGTCACTGCGCCTCCGTGTGAGTGAGTTTTGTCAAACCGACATCTCAGAGGCAGGCAGACCTGAGGCAGCGCTAGGACGCACCCCTGGGGTCCTGTCAGGGAAGGGCGGGCGGGAGGCTCTTATCTGGAGCCCCCCGAGAAGTGGGGGAACAGGCGGCGGGAAGCCAGAGGGGCAGCCTGCTCCTAGGAACCAGACTGCTGTCCTGTTTGAGGCGGTCATGACTTTTTCTCACATTAGGGACTGAGTGCTGATATGGCTCcccatctccaggggaacctctcTTTGCTTCCCCAGCCTCCTGCAAGAGCCAAAGGCCCCAGCTTGGGGTTGGGGGCCGGGGGGgatccccttcccacccctgccaGGAAGCACACGCCCAGACCTGCTTTCCCTGCACCTTCTCTGTACCCTAAGTGTTGGAAAAGGACAGATtagggagcagggctgggggggTTCCCAACCACGGCTGTGGGTCTCTCCTGGCCCAGCCTGCAGGCCTAGGTGTGGGGGATGAAGACGGAAGAAGAGGGGCGGGTACACAAGGGACCAAAGAACCATCAAGAAAGGCCCTCCCTCTGCTCCCCATTTCTGGTGGTTGCTCCCCATTTCTGGTGGAAGCCCATCCTTGCCTTCGGACACTGGCAGCCTCACTCCCCAGGACCAACCCCTCCtgggcagaggaggaagggaCAGGGACGAGAGCGCTCGAACCACTGCGCGCACACACGTGCAGACGCAGCATTGCCTCCCGCCCCCAGCATAGATACATGGGGTGAGCGTCACAGCCTCTAAGCCCCAGCCTCTGGCCACTTACAGTAGCAGAGCAAGGGCGGGACAGTTAGGCAGCTAGGGCTGGAAgcagggtgacagagggtgaTCCAGCGAAGCAGAGGCTCTCCCCCCAGCACTGCTCCACCCCGCCCCAGAGCCGCGTCACCACCACATCAGCCAGACAGTGGGAAAGGAGCCaatttatgaaattaaataaagTCCACGGAAGGAGTGAAGACCGCGGGTGAGGGCACCTCCACCCTGGCTGGCCCAGCACAGCTGGAGCTCGGCACACGGCGCATCCCTGCCTCTCACCCCCTCCCCAGAGGGGGCGTCAAGTgggccaggcccccagccctggaGCCTAGGGGGGGCAGAAGTCGGAGAAGTAGGGGTGCTGCAGGGCCTCCTCCGCCGAGATGCGCTGGACTGGGTTACACTTGAGCAGGTTCTGGATGACAGGAGGAGGCGAGACGGGTTCAGACCTGGAGGCCTTGGGCTACCCCAGTCCACACCAGCCCCAACAAGTGTGCTGGCCGCCCTCCCACGCTGCCCTTCGTCACCTGCAGCAGGTCCCTCCCTGTGGCATTGAGCTTGGGCACGACGTTCACCAGGGAAGTTGTGGCTGGGTACATTGGGTAGGGCTGTGGGGGGGGCAGGGAGAGTCAGACCAGGGGTGCAGGAGTATGGAGACTGCCAGGGCCAGACACTCGGGGGGAACCACGCAtgacccccgcccccccgcccccctcgccCCATCACACCTTATAGTCTGGCAGCTTGGTCATGGCGGGCCACTGCTCCTCGGTTGGCGTGCCCAGGAGTGTGTCCACGGGGTCAAGGGCCACTCAGGTGGAGGAAAAGGGTGAGGGGTTCTCTCCCCAGGAAAGGGAGGTTCTGCCtacgcccccccaccccagccctcctcaCTCCATCCCCTAGTTCACAACACAAGCAGACCCCCAGCCCACGCCATCCTCATGTGCAGCCTCAGCTGTGTGCTGTTCTAGCAGACCAGATACTTGACAGCCGTGATTAACTACTTTGACTGAAGCCCTGAGGTCCGTGGCCCCAGGGAGGCAGTCACCTTCCCCCTCTATCACCTTCCTGCTCCTTTCTGCTCACTCACCCTAAGAATTCAGCTCtcagctggggaggagggagcccTCCCTGCCTACCAGCCACACCAGCTGGCAGCACACACCTGCGCCGTGACCTCCAGGGTGCTCACCACCCTCTGCCCTCAGGACAAGCCCGGAGGTGCCCCCAGTCCTGGCCCCGCCCCTCGCTGCCCTCCCTGCCTGCACTCTGAGCCCCGGGGGGCTTCCAGATCCCCTCCCAGGGGCTGGGAAGCGGCGTGAGGTAAAGGGAGATGGAAGGATATCGGAAGATCCTCTTCAGCTGGTCATCTACGTCATTGCCAGGAAAGAGGGGCCGCCCAGCATTGGCCAGCTCTGGGGGAGAGGCGGGGGCAATATGAGAAGAAGCCCTCACccctgtgccccccacccccaccgcaggGGCCCCACACCCTTCCCAGGAGAGTACCCTCCACTCCAATGGGAGAGCGCCCCCGCAGAACCCAGAAACATCACCTGCGAAGATGCAGCCGGCTGACCACATGTCGATGGACGTGGAGTACAGCTTGGCCCCAAAGAGGACATCGGGTGGGCGGTACCACAGTGTGACCACCTGAAGAAGAAGACCCCGCCCACAGGAACCCCCAGTTAGAGATGGAGGAGAGTGCCCAGACAGGagtcctggaggaggagctgagcgATGCTCGTTGGGGACCCCCTCCCTCGCTCCccacatcccaccctcacccccacagcTCACCTCAGCTGAGTAACAGCGAACGGGGATCCCAAAGGCGCGAGCCAAACCGAAATCAGCCAGTTTCAGCTCCCCATTCTGGGGATCGGTGGGGGGGAGACAGGCATGGAGAGGGGCTCTTCACAGTCTGAGGGAAGGCCCCCTGCTCCCACCTTCCTGCCTGGCTTCCCTCACCCTGCCCCGGCCTCCCAGacgccctgccccctccccagaggTACCCTGTTGATGAGCAGGTTCTGAGGCTTCAGGTCCCTGTGCAGCACATTTCGGCTGTGACAGAAGCCCAGGCCTTTCAGCAGCTGGAAGAGGAATgactgggggcggggcagggaggaggTCATCAGACCCTCTGGATGGGACGTGCACCCTGCGGGGAATCATGGGCCCTGAAACCCCAGCCGTCTTTCAGCACCAAGCTCAGGGCAACTCACCCCTTCACTACTGAGGACCTTCTTTGTACTCTGCTGGGTACTCGAAATGAACGCCGAATGGGGGAGCCCTGGTCCCCATCTTTCTGGAACTGGCAGCTGGGTGGGGCTTCCTGCCTTCCCATCCCACACTGCTGTCTGTCCCCTACCTGGCCTCAACTGAACATGGACATCATAACCATCCATGTGTATATTGTGCTGTGTTATCGTTTAtcattcttaagagtcccttggacagcaaggagatcaaaccagtccatcctaaaggaaatcaaccctgaatagtcactggaaggactgaggctgaagttccaatactctggccacctgatgcaaagagccaactcattggaaaagaccctgatgctgggaaagatggagggcaggaggagaaggggatgacagaggatgagagggttggatggcatcaccgactcaatggaatgagtttgagtaaactccaggagatagtgaaggacggggaagcctggtgtgctgcagttgatggggttgcagagagtcagacaggactgagcggctgaacaacaacagtcatCAAGCACTTATTTTCCTTGGAAACTTGGAAGGGCACTCggacctagaacagtgcctggcacacagcattCAATAAGAATCTGTGGGATTAATGAATCTCTCTTGGAACCTCATTTTCCCACCTCTCAAATGTAAATCCTATCACTGACATCAGACTTCCTTTCAGGTTAAAGCGGTCGCATGAAAATGATCACTAAGACGGAGGCTCCTAGAAGCAGAAACAGGGTTTTCTCCACCCCTCGTTCCCTGAGTGTCTCCATGTGGGGCCTGGGAATATGTTCACTGAATACAGAGTCCAACTCCAGCCTCAACGAGCTCCCAGGAAACCGGTTTCCTTACCTTCACAATTTCAGGATCTAGATCACCATTGCAGCTGTCGAAATACTTCTTAAGGTCCTGAAaaaggaatgggggtgggggatgggacaGAGATGAACCTCAGCTGGGGTCCCTGTATCCTCCCAAGGCTACTGGCCCTCCAGCCCCCCTTTCACCTGGTCACAGAACTCAAAAACCAAAGTCAGCTTCTTGTCGCTGTGCAGGACGTCATGGAGCCTGGGGAGAAGCGAGGACTTGGGCAGGCAGGGCCACAGCCCGCACCTAAGAGCCCAATATCAGCCCAGCACATCTCTGAAGCCCCCACCTCCTCTGACCCAGCCCACCCACACACCTGACGATGTTCTTGTGCTTCAGCTCCTTGAGTAGGCAGATCTCCCGAAGGGCAGAACTCGGCACGCCCTACACGTTGGAGGGGCCAGGTGGCCACAGTCACATCCCACccagcccaggcccccagcccctccctggccctGGCGCCCAAGTCTTACCTCGTCATCGTCATCCAGCCTCACCCGTTTCAGAGCCACGATCTCATGAGTCTCCCGGTTTTTGGCCTTGAACACTGTTCCGTAGGTGCCTAGAAGAAGGAGGGGAGTCGTAGGGAAAGGATGGGGCACACTTTCCCAACTCAGGAAGCCCCTGCCGGGACAGCAAGCAGCATGGGAGTGTGTTATTGCTGATACTGGAGGAGCAAGGGAAGAGATGTGGGGTAAAGGTTGGGCACGGCAGAGAGCTCTGTGTGTGGTGATGTGGCAAAGAGGAGCCTGCAGATGGCTCAAGGGTGTCTCCAACAGGCAGAGGCTGCAGGGGCCAGGTGAGGAGGTCTATCACAAAGGCCAAGCTTCTGGGGTCTGAAAATAGGGAGCAGGGGTCTGGGAGAGGAATAAGGGCCAGCAGGAACGCAGAGGTTGGAGGTCTGCAGAGAGAActgaggctgggggtgggtgagGTTGTGCAAGAGGTGCTGAGGATGGAGAGGAAATGCAGGACGTGTGGAGGTCGGGAGGTGGGTCACTGGGAGTGCTAAGGTGGGGAGGCAGGCGTCCATGGGAAACGCTAGCAGGGGGAGGACTGCTGTCTGCACGGAGTGTTGAGCTCGGGGGCCAGGGCTGCAGCCAGTGCTGAGGTCGGAATCTGTGGGTATTGCTGACGGTAGAGGAGCCAGGGCTGCAAGGAATGCTGAAGGGTCTGCAGAAGAAGATTTTGCAGGAGCATCTCGCGGTCCCATTACCTTCCCCAATCTTCTCCAGTTTCTCGTATTTCTGCATCCCGGCAGCCGCGCGAGGACCCTTGCGGGCCCTGGGTTCTAAGACTCCGGGCCCGGCGTTGCAGAGGAGGCGGTACCCCAGCCTCCGGGCCCTGCCCCGCCCTCCCGCCTGCGCATGGGCTTCTGGGGCTTGTAGTCCTAGGACGCCAGGTGTCCAAGTAGCGCCAGGGGCCGTAGGCAACAAGAAGACTACAATCCCCAGCAGGCTGCGCTCGGGCTCGCTGCAGCTCCTGCCTCCCGGGGACTCCGGTTCCACCGCGGAGGCCACCCTTGGACTTCAAGTTCCAGGAAGCTCTGCGTGTCCGCTTTCCCGGCTCCCCACAGTCGCGCGCGGCTCCCAGGATGCCCCGCTCGGGTATCCCTTTCAGTGATTACTCGCTTCTTTCGGAAAAGAGTCTCTCCGGGACTACATGTTCCAGAAtgcagcaggggtgggggcggtggtgggGTGCGGTGGAGGGGCTCTTTCCAGAGTCTGGGCTTTGGCAGCCTGCTTCCCGAGCCCAGGTGGCCCTGGCTCTGCCTGGGTTGATGGTGTTGAGCTTCCAAGACCTCCTGACACTCCCATAACCGGTTCGAACCTCTCCCTGGGCCGTCCGGTGAGCTCAGGATTGCCTGGGGGAAGGCTCTGAGCCATATCTTGCCGATGATGACTTCACAGGGGCCAGCTGCCCGCAAGGCTGGAAAGAGAGACAGGTGTGCCCCACTGGAGGTTGGATTCACCATACGCCAGAgacctctctctccccttttgtgGTCTCGGAACCCACCCGACTCCAGCAGTTCGCTCCACCCTGATATTCCGAGGCAAGCTGGCGCACTGGGGAAGTGTacccaccctctcccaccccaccttACATAGCCCCGGCCCACTGGAGTCGGCCAAGGGTGTGGCCCGAGAGCTGGCAGGTTGGTTACCGCCCTCAACAGACAGGACAGACAGAAGCTACACTTGAAGCGGCCTTGACCTCATCCCTTAAGGAGTTGATTATAGATTTATCTTGTGGCTTCTCTCTAATTGTCTCATGATTGCATTCTTGAAGGCTGTGAACTGGATGAAAACTGCCCTCAAACAGCACTCCTCGGGGCCGCCGGAACCGACGTTGGGGCTTAAACAGTTTGTTAATTAACTCGTTTATGTCTGAACGTTTTCTGCGTGCACAATGCTGTCCTTCCCTCGGTGGCAGAGTCTCAGAAGCGAAACAGATTCGCTTATCTGGAAGACTGTATAATTTGAGAAAACAAGAAATAGATCTTTAAATGACAGGTGATGACTATGAATAGGGTTCGAGAAGGGAGGGCACGGCAGGGAATCTCTCCGAGGCAGAAGTCCCCCGGTTCGGAAAGACTTAACTCAGCACAGAGTAATGGGTATCCACCCCGCGCCGCCATCACCGCTCTTCGACCCCACCCCCGTCCTCCTGGCAAAGATAGGGGCTTTCTTGGAGGCACTGGGGACAAGTAGGGGTGGAAGGCTGGGGCTGCCTGCGGGCGCAGAGGGACTCTTGACCCCCGATGCATTGATATTTCAATTTCCTCCGAATTGCCTGATAGCTTGGtgcctcttttatttttcctgcctGGGATCCCTAGGATGAGGCGGGCTTCCTTTCCGCCTACAGGGGCCAAATGAAGCTCGGAGACGGCGTCTCCAGGCACCTGAGCTCGTTGCGGGGAAGCGCTGGGCGGCCGCCTCACGCCGCGCTGAGGGTCAAACCAGGAGCGGCCTCCTCGGCTCTGGGGTCCGGGCGCCGCGCAAGCCTTGGCAGCGCGCCTCCGCCGCCTGGGTCTCGGCCCCACTCCCCGCCTCCTGGCCCGCCGCGCCGGGGCCGCGCACGGTGCGCCGGGGCGCGCGCACGTAGGGGGCTGGCCTGCCCGCGACGCGGGGGAAAGTTGAGTTGGGAGAAGTTGGGAGCGGCGGGGGGCACGCCCCGAGGTGGGCCCAGGGGAAGCCGTCGGGAGCGCGCGAGGGCTCCAGAGCCGGCGGGGAGAGAGACCCCGAGACCCCTGGAGCGCCAGGTCCAGAGGAAGCGGGTAAGCTGGGAGGTGGCGGCGGGGGAGGGCCGGGGCCGccgagagaggaagggagggggaaggaaagggGGGAACTCGGAGCGGGGAGGGAGTGGAAGTGCAGGAAAGGGCGGAGACTGGGGCGCGGGTACGCGAGCTTTTGGGGGAGAAGGATGGGGAGGCGAGCGGAGTGATTGCGGGTCGGAAGCGGGGTCTAGAGTCCGCTTCTTCGAGTTCCCTAAAGCGAGGGTGCCGCGCCCCCTGCCACCGGGAGAGGGTACTCTCTGGGAGGCGCCGCCGGCCCTCCCGAACCCGTGCAGTACTCCAGACGACACCCTTCCCGTGCCACCCCCTACTCTAGCCTTAAGGCCCGTCCAGGGCGCCCCTGCCTAAGAGGTGCCCCGAGCTTCAGCCTCTGCCCCCCAATCTCGGGCTTGGGAAGCGGAGCCAGGAATGGGGGTGGCTGGTCAGGTCGGGACAAGGGGTCAGGCCGGAGAAGGAGCAGCTGGGTGGGGATGGGAAAGACGAGCCCGGGAGAGTGCGACCTAACTCCTGGCGGGAATGGGAGGAGGGGCGTTGGCTGGCCCGGGTGGGGAGCTCTGTGCTGGGTGTGGGGACACGGCGCTGACCTGCACTCCAGGGTccactttctcctcctccctaAGCTCCCCAGTCCCGCCAGCCCCACGTCAGGAGAGCGGTGGAATGTGTGGGTCCACTTAAGGGGGGAACGGCGGTGGTGATTAATGCCCATGTGGGGGTCCGGAGTGCTAATCCTCCGGGCCGGTCGGGGCTGGTCCCTGGAATGTGCCCCCACCGCGGATTATCGACACCGATGCTCTGGACAGAAGCAGCTTTGTGTTCTGTGGACGGCGCGGTGGGGGTTGGGGAAGGTAGAGGGAGGAGGGCGGGGGAGGATGGAGGAGCACACCGAGAGCCCAGCCTGGAAGTGGGAGCGGGGCACCGGCAGGTGCCAGGCACTCCCTCACAGACCGGGTTGTCTCCTCCAGTGCCGGGCGCCCCGACAGCGGACTTGCCCTGGCTCAGAGCCTACTAAGGGGGGAGCTGAAGAGAGCACTCAGCTGAGCTGGAATGCCCCGCTAGGGGCGTGTGTGGCTCCAGGCTCCCCACCCCGGACCGACCTATATTGTTTGACCCTACACTGACCTGTGTCACCCCTGAGTTGGCCCTAAATCCGGTAACCCTGACCACCACCGCCGCCCCCCACCAGCGACACACTGGGGAGCTCAGTTCTCTTGCCATCACAGAGCAACCCCCTGCTAGGAACGGGTCCCCCCCAGTATCCTGGTCAGCTTCCCTAACCGCAGGCCTTCTGCTGGCCTCCTTCCGCGCCCGGCGCCCTCCCCAGACGCCCCTACAGTCACTGTCAGGAGGGCGTCAGCCCGGCCGCTCAGATTTTCCTGGCCGCGGGTTTGGGGAGGGGAAGCACTGAGACTGCCCCCAGGGCAGAACCTCGGGATTTCTGTGCCCCCTCCTCCCCGGGCGTCACGTGCCCCTCCCCCAGTATAAAGCGCTGCCGGGCCAGTGCCGCCCGCCCTCCCTCCCACTGCCAGAGTGGAGCTGGgctcccgcccctcccccggggagcctcctcctcccccacttcggggctgggcttttttttttttcggaggAGGGGGGCACAGGACAGCAGCCCCCTTTGCGGGCTGCTCTGGGCTCTCTCCAGGGCTCTGTCTGCCTTCCTTCATCCCCCCTTGCCCTGGCCGGGCCTGggtctcaccccccacccccatacacCCTCTCGGGTCTCAGCCCCCTCTGCCAGCTGTGACCAGCACCCTCCACCCCTATTGCACTTCTGGCTGGGCCTGTCCTCCCTCTTCCTCTATCTCCCCACACTGATCTCTGCTGCTGTCTCTCCAGGTCTGGGCCTGACGCCTTCCTGCTCCCCCAGCCCCGGGGGTCTCCCAccctctgctctctccctctgcctccgCTCAGTCCCTGGGCCTGCTGGGCCTCCATCCTCGCTTCGGTTCTTTgttcctctcttttcttcctatAACTTTCTCTGCTCCCCCTTCCACCTGCCCAGAATCAGGCGCCAAGGCCCTTGGGAGCCCAGGAGGGTCGTGTGGAAGCCGgaggctcccccacccccgcgGGGCCCTGCCCTCGCCTGGGCTGGTCTGGGCTGGGGGAGCTGTGTGATGTGGGGGTGCCCCCACTGGCCTGGGGCCTCTCTCACCTGGTGATCGGTGCCCTCCCCCAGGTTATGCCGCCACCTCATCTCCCTGAAAGCCGCAGCTACAGCGAGAAGGGCTAAGATTTGGCCATGAGCAGCGGCCCCCGGCGCCCCGCGTCGGGTGCGGATTCCTTCTGCACGGTGAGTATTGCCCACTGCTCCTGTGCACCACCATTGCTGGGGCTGTGGCtgagggtgtgtgcgtgtgtgag
It includes:
- the CDK5 gene encoding cyclin-dependent kinase 5 — protein: MQKYEKLEKIGEGTYGTVFKAKNRETHEIVALKRVRLDDDDEGVPSSALREICLLKELKHKNIVRLHDVLHSDKKLTLVFEFCDQDLKKYFDSCNGDLDPEIVKSFLFQLLKGLGFCHSRNVLHRDLKPQNLLINRNGELKLADFGLARAFGIPVRCYSAEVVTLWYRPPDVLFGAKLYSTSIDMWSAGCIFAELANAGRPLFPGNDVDDQLKRIFRLLGTPTEEQWPAMTKLPDYKPYPMYPATTSLVNVVPKLNATGRDLLQNLLKCNPVQRISAEEALQHPYFSDFCPP